One segment of Saprospiraceae bacterium DNA contains the following:
- a CDS encoding septal ring lytic transglycosylase RlpA family protein: protein MMRQTLFAISCLCVLALIAAPLPSLAQKNKTEIGKCGYYADSFQGRPTASGEKYNKDALTCSHKTMAFGTKIRVTRLDNKKSVVVRVNDRGPFVEGYIVDVSMAAAKELDMIKAGSVRVKIEVVETAQSALTNDAQLEAEAFRTLEPNQIAKGVNANTASRAQFANTQTNDTPVTHSNSVATKTNAAPTAKVAPSSNLFKVDIAESQKKGFGVQIVSLSDANGVLPFVRELQAKYPGKVLVNVKRDEMNNPTYKAIVGPFADKKSADAAQKTISQKYKKTIVVDLSLL, encoded by the coding sequence ATGATGCGCCAAACCTTATTTGCCATCTCCTGCCTCTGTGTCCTCGCCTTGATTGCAGCCCCTCTCCCCTCTCTCGCTCAGAAAAACAAAACCGAAATCGGGAAATGCGGCTATTACGCTGACTCATTTCAAGGGCGGCCCACTGCTAGTGGCGAAAAGTACAACAAAGACGCGCTCACCTGTTCGCACAAAACTATGGCCTTTGGCACAAAAATTCGCGTCACCCGACTCGACAACAAAAAATCCGTCGTGGTGCGCGTCAACGACCGGGGGCCATTTGTGGAAGGCTACATCGTGGATGTGTCAATGGCCGCTGCCAAAGAACTCGACATGATAAAAGCAGGCTCCGTCCGCGTGAAAATCGAGGTGGTAGAGACCGCCCAATCTGCCCTCACCAACGATGCCCAATTGGAAGCAGAAGCGTTCCGCACCCTAGAACCCAACCAAATAGCAAAAGGGGTAAATGCCAATACGGCTTCTCGCGCACAATTCGCCAACACTCAAACAAATGACACACCCGTCACTCATTCCAACTCAGTGGCGACTAAGACGAACGCCGCGCCGACCGCGAAGGTGGCACCAAGTTCCAACCTTTTCAAGGTGGACATTGCGGAGTCGCAAAAAAAGGGCTTCGGTGTCCAAATCGTATCCCTCAGCGATGCCAACGGCGTGTTGCCTTTCGTCAGAGAATTGCAAGCAAAATACCCCGGCAAGGTGTTAGTGAATGTGAAGCGCGACGAGATGAATAACCCAACCTACAAAGCCATCGTAGGGCCTTTCGCTGATAAAAAATCCGCCGATGCCGCGCAAAAAACCATCAGTCAAAAGTACAAAAAGACAATCGTGGTGGATTTGAGCTTGCTATAG
- a CDS encoding lactate 2-monooxygenase, which translates to MKKTNALERQRAVYIGGAAGVRQVIPFDGAALELRAKEKMSAEAFAYIAGGAGLERTMAANLSGFDRWRIVPRMLRNVEERDASTDFFGKKIPAPFFLAPIGVLEMAHPEADLAVAKAAGAFGVPYIFSNQASVSMEQCAAAMGDAPHLFQLYWSRSNDLVASFLRRAEACGCSAVVVTLDTTMLGWRTRDLDLATLPFLKGMGIAQYTSDPVFQRLLDEPDPTPRPKTKVTWDAIRTLLASSRRYPGGFWDNLRSGRGLAAVRKFTQIYSRPNITWSDLPFLREHTQLPIVLKGILHPDDAKKALDYGADGIYVSNHGGRQVDGSIGAIEALPNVLEAVRGKVPVLFDSGIRGGADAFKALALGATAVGIGRPYCYALAVNGQAGVEELLDNWFSDFELTMGLAGCKNVAEVQAAGTVQAV; encoded by the coding sequence ATGAAAAAAACAAATGCGCTCGAACGCCAACGCGCTGTGTACATCGGTGGGGCGGCAGGTGTGCGGCAGGTGATTCCGTTCGATGGTGCCGCGCTGGAGCTCCGTGCCAAGGAGAAAATGAGCGCCGAAGCCTTTGCTTATATCGCGGGCGGCGCAGGGTTGGAGCGGACGATGGCTGCCAATTTGAGCGGCTTCGACCGTTGGCGCATCGTGCCTCGGATGTTGCGCAATGTGGAAGAACGCGACGCTTCCACTGATTTTTTTGGGAAAAAAATCCCCGCCCCGTTTTTCCTCGCACCGATAGGCGTGCTCGAAATGGCTCATCCTGAGGCTGATTTGGCGGTGGCGAAAGCTGCCGGCGCGTTCGGTGTTCCTTACATTTTTTCCAATCAAGCCTCCGTGTCGATGGAACAGTGCGCGGCTGCTATGGGCGATGCGCCGCATCTTTTCCAACTTTATTGGAGCCGCTCCAATGATTTGGTAGCCAGTTTTTTGCGTCGTGCGGAGGCTTGTGGTTGCTCTGCCGTTGTGGTCACGCTCGACACGACCATGCTCGGTTGGCGAACTCGCGACCTCGACTTGGCCACCTTGCCTTTTTTGAAAGGCATGGGCATCGCGCAGTACACTTCCGACCCGGTGTTCCAACGCCTGCTCGACGAGCCTGACCCCACGCCGCGCCCCAAAACGAAGGTGACTTGGGACGCGATTCGGACACTGCTGGCCTCTTCTCGCCGCTATCCGGGCGGTTTTTGGGACAACCTGCGCAGCGGGCGCGGGTTGGCGGCGGTGCGCAAGTTCACGCAGATTTATTCGCGCCCCAACATCACTTGGAGCGACCTGCCTTTCCTGCGCGAACACACTCAACTGCCCATTGTGCTAAAAGGCATCCTCCACCCCGATGATGCCAAAAAGGCATTGGACTATGGCGCGGATGGCATCTATGTGTCCAACCACGGCGGGCGGCAGGTGGATGGCTCGATTGGGGCCATCGAGGCATTGCCCAATGTATTGGAAGCCGTGCGTGGCAAGGTGCCGGTGCTGTTCGACAGCGGTATACGCGGCGGTGCGGATGCTTTCAAGGCGCTGGCGCTCGGCGCGACGGCGGTGGGCATTGGTCGTCCTTATTGCTATGCGCTGGCGGTGAACGGTCAGGCAGGCGTGGAGGAGTTGCTCGACAATTGGTTTTCGGATTTTGAACTCACTATGGGGCTGGCTGGCTGCAAAAACGTGGCGGAGGTACAGGCGGCAGGCACGGTGCAAGCAGTTTGA
- a CDS encoding alpha-hydroxy-acid oxidizing protein, whose translation MNTSYNSNFPSIEDLRKRARRRIPRFAFEYLDGGCNEDVNLHKNTAELRAVELKPFYLSKHGVTDMKTELFGQVYDAPFGIAPVGLQGLMWPGAPEILAKSAFEHNIPFILSTVTTASIERIGELTEGKFWYQLYHPADNTMRDDILARAESAGCQVLVILCDVPTFGYRPRDIRNGLAMPPKMTMRNVLQILGKPHWAIRTLLHGQPHFATMKKYMPKGLDIKQLGLYMNQTFSGRLNEEKIAPIRDRWKGKLVLKGVASEQDTEMAIKLGLDGIIVSNHGGRQLDAGQSTIKSLADITPKYAGRIKIMMDSGLRSGPDIARALASGAEFAFLGRAFMYGVVALGEKGGQHTISILKIQLKQVMEQICCERVSDLPKHLV comes from the coding sequence ATGAACACTTCCTACAACTCAAATTTTCCATCCATCGAAGACCTCCGCAAGCGTGCGCGACGGCGCATCCCGCGTTTTGCTTTTGAATATCTGGACGGCGGCTGCAACGAGGATGTGAACCTGCACAAAAACACCGCCGAACTACGAGCGGTCGAATTGAAGCCGTTTTATTTGAGCAAACACGGGGTCACGGACATGAAGACCGAACTGTTTGGTCAAGTGTATGATGCGCCGTTCGGCATCGCGCCTGTCGGTTTGCAAGGTTTGATGTGGCCGGGCGCGCCTGAAATTTTGGCGAAATCCGCTTTTGAACACAATATCCCGTTCATTCTCAGCACCGTGACGACGGCGAGCATCGAGCGCATTGGTGAGCTGACGGAGGGAAAATTCTGGTACCAACTTTACCACCCCGCTGACAACACGATGCGCGACGACATCCTCGCTCGCGCCGAATCCGCTGGCTGCCAAGTGCTGGTCATCCTTTGCGACGTGCCCACGTTTGGCTACCGCCCACGCGACATCCGAAACGGCCTCGCTATGCCCCCCAAAATGACTATGCGCAATGTGTTGCAGATATTGGGAAAACCGCATTGGGCCATCCGAACCCTCCTGCACGGCCAGCCGCATTTTGCCACCATGAAAAAATATATGCCCAAGGGTCTCGACATCAAACAATTGGGGCTGTATATGAATCAGACTTTTTCTGGCCGACTCAACGAGGAAAAAATCGCCCCCATCCGCGACCGCTGGAAAGGAAAACTCGTCTTGAAAGGCGTGGCGAGCGAGCAGGACACCGAAATGGCCATCAAATTAGGACTCGACGGCATCATCGTGTCGAATCACGGCGGCAGGCAACTGGACGCGGGACAATCAACCATAAAATCTCTTGCGGACATTACACCCAAGTATGCGGGGCGGATTAAAATCATGATGGATAGCGGATTGCGCAGTGGCCCCGACATAGCGCGGGCTTTGGCAAGTGGTGCGGAGTTTGCGTTTTTGGGCAGAGCGTTCATGTACGGCGTGGTGGCGTTGGGGGAAAAAGGCGGGCAGCACACCATTTCGATTTTAAAAATCCAACTCAAGCAGGTGATGGAGCAAATCTGTTGCGAGCGTGTGAGCGACCTTCCCAAGCATTTGGTTTGA